From one bacterium genomic stretch:
- the rpsC gene encoding 30S ribosomal protein S3, with protein sequence MGQKVHPLGLRVGIIRTWNSHWFDERNFADKLEEDLYLRKYLMQRLKGASVSGVTFERTPKMLTLTIRTARPGIVIGRKGAEVDKLKAELKKLTKRDVQVNIYEIKRPELEAKLVADMIAQQLEGRVSFRRAMKKAIQTTMRMGAEGIKVLVSGRLGGAEMSRTEGYKEGRTPLHTLRADIDYALSVARTTYGTIGVKVWICRGEVIGKGKVNGPGAEERHEASAENFGRGDREHGRDRDHGRDRGRGDRRQSK encoded by the coding sequence GTGGGTCAGAAAGTTCATCCGCTCGGCCTTCGCGTCGGTATCATCCGCACATGGAACAGTCATTGGTTCGATGAGCGCAATTTCGCCGACAAGCTTGAAGAAGACCTCTATCTCCGTAAGTATCTGATGCAGCGCCTCAAGGGTGCTTCTGTTTCCGGTGTCACTTTCGAACGCACGCCGAAAATGCTTACGCTCACCATTCGCACTGCGCGTCCCGGAATTGTCATCGGACGAAAAGGTGCCGAAGTGGACAAGCTCAAGGCTGAGCTCAAAAAGCTTACCAAGCGTGACGTTCAGGTGAATATCTATGAAATCAAGCGGCCTGAGCTGGAAGCCAAGCTTGTGGCTGACATGATCGCACAGCAGCTCGAAGGGCGCGTCTCATTCCGCCGTGCTATGAAGAAGGCGATTCAGACCACAATGCGTATGGGTGCCGAAGGCATCAAGGTGCTTGTGTCGGGACGTCTCGGCGGCGCGGAAATGTCGCGTACCGAAGGTTACAAGGAAGGCCGCACTCCTTTACACACGCTGCGCGCGGACATTGACTACGCACTGTCTGTCGCCCGCACAACTTACGGTACCATCGGCGTCAAAGTGTGGATCTGCCGCGGCGAAGTCATCGGCAAGGGCAAGGTGAATGGCCCCGGCGCTGAAGAACGTCATGAAGCAAGTGCTGAGAATTTCGGACGCGGTGATCGTGAGCATGGACGTGATCGTGACCACGGACGCGACCGCGGACGCGGTGACCGCCGCCAATCCAAATAG
- the rplV gene encoding 50S ribosomal protein L22, producing the protein MEARCVARFVRVTPRKMRLVADLVRGKNVNEAINILKFTPRSASEPTLKAIQSAVANYAQLHDASSAEIDALFVRSIFADEGPTMHRFMPRAQGRATPIKKRMSHLTVIVASPKPAEEPVVETAPAAEEKPAKKKAAKKVAVKKTAAKSAAKKSTPRKSKSE; encoded by the coding sequence ATGGAAGCACGTTGTGTCGCACGCTTTGTTCGCGTTACTCCCCGCAAGATGCGCCTGGTCGCTGACCTTGTTCGCGGAAAAAACGTCAACGAAGCAATCAATATTCTGAAATTCACGCCGCGTTCGGCTTCCGAACCGACTCTGAAGGCAATTCAGTCCGCTGTGGCAAACTATGCCCAGCTCCATGATGCGTCCTCCGCCGAAATTGATGCATTGTTCGTGCGCTCAATTTTCGCCGATGAAGGCCCCACTATGCACCGCTTTATGCCTCGGGCGCAAGGTCGTGCGACGCCGATTAAAAAGCGTATGTCGCATTTGACCGTCATCGTGGCTTCGCCGAAACCGGCGGAAGAGCCTGTCGTTGAAACCGCCCCGGCCGCTGAAGAGAAGCCCGCCAAGAAAAAAGCGGCAAAAAAAGTAGCTGTTAAAAAGACTGCGGCCAAGTCCGCGGCTAAAAAGTCCACGCCTCGCAAAAGTAAGTCGGAATAA
- the rpsS gene encoding 30S ribosomal protein S19 produces MARSLKKGPYIDARLEMRIQQMNDRNEKKVLKTWSRRSVISPDFVGHTLAVHNGRKFLPVYITENMVGHKLGEFALTRTFKGHTEKKAETTAKKK; encoded by the coding sequence ATGGCCCGTTCGCTTAAAAAAGGTCCGTACATCGATGCGCGTCTGGAAATGCGCATTCAGCAGATGAACGATCGCAACGAGAAGAAGGTTCTCAAGACCTGGTCACGCCGCAGTGTTATTTCCCCCGATTTCGTGGGGCACACGCTCGCCGTGCACAACGGGCGCAAGTTCCTGCCCGTGTATATCACCGAAAATATGGTGGGACATAAGCTCGGCGAGTTTGCACTGACTCGCACGTTTAAGGGGCACACGGAAAAGAAGGCGGAAACCACCGCCAAGAAGAAATAG
- the rplB gene encoding 50S ribosomal protein L2 translates to MPLKKFRPLTPSQRYRTVLVREGLWQGEPEKSLLTSLNKTGGRNNLGRATNINTGGGHKRRYRLVDFRRNKFDVPAKVERLEYDPNRSANIALLFYADGEKRYILAPDGLKVGDKILSSRKEADIRVGNALPLNKIPLATFVHNVEMRVGKGGQISRSAGSACQLMAVDDKYALLKLPSGEVRRVPAQCMATIGQVGNLDHESVVYGKAGRTRWLGRRGHVRGVVKNPVDHPMGGGEGRSSGGRHPCTPWGKITKGLKTRNPRKKSNSLIVRRRRDKTQLA, encoded by the coding sequence ATGCCGTTAAAGAAGTTTCGCCCCCTAACACCGTCACAGCGCTATCGCACGGTTCTCGTTCGCGAAGGCTTGTGGCAGGGTGAACCCGAGAAGAGCTTGCTCACCTCTCTGAATAAGACGGGTGGCCGTAATAATCTCGGCCGGGCTACCAATATCAACACAGGCGGCGGCCATAAGCGCCGGTACCGACTTGTGGATTTTCGCCGTAACAAGTTCGATGTTCCGGCCAAGGTCGAGCGCTTGGAGTACGATCCAAACCGCTCCGCCAACATCGCGCTGCTGTTCTACGCGGACGGCGAAAAGCGATACATCCTTGCTCCGGATGGCCTGAAGGTCGGTGACAAGATTTTGTCTTCCAGGAAGGAAGCTGACATTCGTGTCGGCAATGCGCTTCCGCTGAACAAAATTCCGTTGGCGACTTTCGTTCACAATGTCGAAATGAGAGTCGGCAAGGGTGGGCAGATTTCCCGCAGTGCCGGTTCGGCCTGCCAGCTGATGGCGGTTGACGATAAGTATGCGCTGCTGAAATTGCCCTCGGGTGAAGTCCGGCGCGTTCCCGCACAGTGTATGGCCACTATCGGACAGGTCGGAAATCTCGACCATGAAAGTGTTGTCTATGGAAAGGCCGGCCGCACTCGTTGGCTCGGTCGTCGCGGACATGTTCGCGGCGTTGTGAAGAACCCCGTGGACCATCCGATGGGTGGTGGTGAAGGTCGCAGCTCCGGCGGTCGCCATCCTTGTACCCCGTGGGGCAAAATTACCAAAGGTTTGAAGACGCGCAACCCGCGCAAAAAGTCAAATAGTCTAATCGTCCGTCGCCGTCGCGATAAGACGCAACTCGCTTAA
- a CDS encoding 50S ribosomal protein L23, whose product MHKRSVLRKPLLTEKVAAAQDAHNQYAFEVDPKANKIEIKRAVEKKYTVHVVGVQTMNVMGKTKRLGRFEGRRPNWKKAIVTLKKGESIELAQNV is encoded by the coding sequence CTGCATAAGAGAAGCGTGCTCCGTAAACCGCTCCTGACCGAAAAGGTCGCCGCCGCTCAAGACGCACACAACCAGTATGCGTTTGAGGTTGACCCCAAAGCGAATAAGATCGAAATCAAGCGCGCGGTTGAGAAAAAATACACTGTTCATGTCGTCGGTGTGCAGACGATGAACGTTATGGGCAAGACCAAGCGGCTCGGCCGCTTTGAAGGTCGTCGTCCGAATTGGAAAAAAGCGATCGTCACCTTGAAAAAAGGTGAGTCCATCGAACTGGCGCAAAACGTCTAA
- the rplD gene encoding 50S ribosomal protein L4 has translation MNLKVYKKDGSVGNDTVELPDSLLALEPNEHAIWLAVRAEEAAGRQGTHKTKNRKFVRGGGRKPFKQKGRGVARQGTSRSPLHPGGGTIFGPMPHKYSVGVPQKVKMLARRSAFVLKAREDRVRVVEDFNMDSPKTRDMVNLISKLSLSDQKILFLTPDFNENITRSVRNLPGAGATRAAAASTRDLHNCSTILIQKSAVPALLKGLTNAA, from the coding sequence ATGAATCTGAAAGTTTACAAAAAGGACGGCTCAGTCGGAAACGACACCGTAGAGTTGCCCGATAGCCTGCTGGCTCTCGAACCGAACGAACATGCCATTTGGCTTGCAGTTCGCGCTGAAGAGGCTGCTGGTCGACAAGGCACCCATAAGACAAAGAATCGCAAGTTTGTCCGAGGCGGTGGCCGCAAGCCTTTCAAGCAAAAAGGACGCGGTGTCGCTCGTCAGGGTACCAGCCGTTCCCCGCTGCATCCGGGCGGCGGTACAATCTTCGGTCCGATGCCGCACAAGTATTCTGTCGGCGTTCCGCAAAAGGTGAAGATGCTTGCTCGCCGAAGTGCGTTTGTATTGAAAGCCCGCGAAGATCGCGTGCGTGTCGTCGAGGATTTCAATATGGATTCTCCGAAGACCCGCGACATGGTGAACCTAATCTCCAAGTTGTCGTTGTCCGATCAAAAGATTCTGTTCTTGACACCGGACTTCAACGAAAATATCACGCGAAGTGTTCGCAACCTGCCTGGCGCCGGCGCTACCCGCGCCGCCGCGGCTTCTACTCGTGATCTGCACAACTGCTCGACGATTCTGATTCAGAAGAGCGCCGTGCCGGCATTGCTGAAAGGATTGACCAATGCTGCATAA
- the rplC gene encoding 50S ribosomal protein L3: MTGLIGKKVGMTRVFDEKGTVIPVTVIELGPNQITNVRTVEKHGYNALCLGFGQKRDKLVKSPQKGHYKSLGITAPRIEREFRDMSVDGKNVGDSISCDLFTAGEKVQVVGTSKGRGFAGVIKRHKFNRQTMTHGTHEFFRHGGSIGSNTFPGRTLPGLRMPGRMGADRVTVKNLKVVRVDAEANLIMIGGAVPGPNHGIVIVGKQS; encoded by the coding sequence ATGACAGGCCTGATTGGCAAAAAAGTGGGCATGACCCGGGTTTTCGATGAAAAAGGCACTGTTATACCGGTGACCGTTATCGAACTCGGCCCCAACCAGATTACCAATGTGCGCACCGTCGAAAAGCACGGCTATAATGCGCTGTGTCTTGGCTTCGGGCAGAAGCGCGACAAACTTGTGAAGTCCCCGCAAAAGGGACACTACAAGAGTCTCGGGATCACCGCGCCGCGAATTGAGCGCGAGTTTCGCGATATGTCCGTTGACGGCAAAAACGTTGGCGACTCGATAAGTTGCGATCTTTTCACCGCTGGTGAAAAGGTTCAGGTGGTCGGGACGTCCAAGGGACGCGGATTTGCCGGTGTTATTAAACGACACAAGTTCAACCGCCAAACGATGACTCACGGTACGCACGAGTTCTTCCGTCACGGCGGTTCGATTGGCTCTAACACGTTCCCGGGTAGGACGCTGCCAGGATTGCGCATGCCCGGGCGAATGGGTGCCGACAGAGTTACTGTTAAGAATCTGAAAGTAGTCCGTGTGGATGCTGAAGCCAATCTGATTATGATTGGCGGTGCCGTCCCCGGTCCGAATCACGGAATTGTTATCGTTGGGAAACAGTCCTGA
- the rpsJ gene encoding 30S ribosomal protein S10, whose translation MAQQSSIRIRLKSYDHNLIDKSTEKIIQTAKQTGAVISGPIPLPTRRSVYTVNRSPHSDKKSREQFETRVHKRLIDIHNSSPRTIDALIRIELPAGVDIEIKT comes from the coding sequence ATGGCACAACAATCCTCAATCCGGATTCGGCTGAAAAGTTACGATCACAATCTGATCGACAAATCAACCGAAAAAATCATTCAGACGGCAAAGCAAACGGGCGCGGTAATCTCCGGTCCGATTCCCCTGCCAACGCGACGCAGCGTTTACACCGTAAACCGCTCGCCGCATTCTGACAAAAAATCACGTGAACAGTTTGAGACGCGCGTTCATAAGCGGCTCATCGACATCCATAACTCCTCGCCGCGGACCATTGATGCGCTGATTCGTATCGAGCTCCCCGCCGGCGTTGACATCGAGATTAAGACATGA
- the fusA gene encoding elongation factor G yields MSNATATAPNTKTNPAADLLARTRNIGIMAHIDAGKTTTTERILFYTGRLHRMGEVHEGGATMDWMEQEKERGITITSAATTCEWRSHRINIIDTPGHVDFTVEVERSLRVLDGAVALFCAVGGVEPQSETVWRQANRYKVPRICFVNKMDRSGADFFRAVDMIKTQLHANPVPITIPMGSADMFQGIIDLISFKAIVWVEDSHGMHFEEYDVPKDMFDVANHWREKLLESVAEFDDHLLEKFLAGEPLLAEEIMAALRKATIALKCFPVLCGASFKNKGVQRLLDAIVDLLPSPLDKGCVAGTNPNTEEEITRDPNPTEPFSALAFKIMTDPYVGRLTFVRVYAGRLDAGSAIYNSTRDKRERISRIVRMFADKREEMQFVEAGDICAVVGLKDVRTGDTLCDPKSPILLEKMEFPTPVIEIAIEPKTRADQDKISESLARLAEEDPTFHVKFNDETGQTVIAGMGELHLEILVDRLMREFKVEAVVGAPQVSYKECIRKSCTVNHKFAKQSGGRGQFAHCVINVEPGPPGSGLTFENKIVGGAIPKEYIPALHKGMEDAMSNGPLAGFPIMDVKVELVDGSYHEVDSNEMAFKICGGMALKEAVSKGDPALMEPIMKVEVVTPDSYLGNVVGDINSRRGRIQDMHPRADGQVVNAMVPLSEMFGYATSLRSLTQGRAIFSMLFDHFMEVPKSISEKILEKR; encoded by the coding sequence GTGTCGAACGCTACCGCTACCGCTCCGAATACCAAAACTAATCCTGCCGCGGATCTGCTTGCCCGTACGCGCAATATCGGCATCATGGCCCATATTGACGCCGGCAAGACGACTACGACAGAACGTATTCTCTTCTATACTGGCCGCTTGCACCGCATGGGCGAAGTCCATGAAGGCGGCGCGACCATGGACTGGATGGAGCAGGAAAAGGAACGCGGAATCACAATTACGTCCGCCGCGACGACCTGCGAATGGCGCAGTCACCGTATTAACATCATTGATACCCCGGGACACGTTGACTTCACCGTCGAAGTTGAGCGCTCGCTGCGCGTCCTCGACGGAGCGGTTGCACTGTTCTGTGCCGTTGGTGGCGTCGAGCCGCAGTCCGAAACCGTGTGGCGTCAGGCGAACCGTTACAAGGTTCCCCGCATTTGCTTCGTCAACAAGATGGATCGTTCGGGCGCCGACTTCTTCCGCGCTGTGGATATGATCAAGACGCAGCTTCACGCCAACCCCGTGCCGATTACGATCCCCATGGGCTCTGCGGACATGTTTCAAGGCATCATTGACCTGATTTCCTTCAAGGCAATTGTGTGGGTGGAAGACTCACACGGAATGCACTTTGAGGAATACGATGTCCCCAAGGATATGTTCGATGTGGCAAATCACTGGCGCGAAAAACTGCTCGAATCCGTTGCAGAGTTCGATGATCACCTGCTCGAGAAGTTCCTTGCCGGCGAGCCCCTTCTGGCTGAAGAGATCATGGCGGCATTGCGCAAGGCCACGATTGCCCTGAAGTGCTTCCCGGTTTTGTGCGGAGCATCTTTCAAGAACAAGGGCGTCCAGCGCCTGCTTGATGCTATTGTCGATTTGCTTCCGTCACCGCTGGACAAAGGCTGTGTGGCGGGTACGAATCCCAATACCGAAGAAGAGATTACTCGCGATCCCAATCCGACGGAACCCTTCTCCGCTTTGGCCTTCAAAATCATGACCGACCCGTACGTCGGTCGGTTGACGTTTGTTCGGGTCTATGCGGGACGACTGGATGCCGGTTCTGCGATCTATAACTCTACCCGCGACAAGCGCGAACGCATTTCGCGTATCGTGCGCATGTTCGCCGACAAGCGCGAGGAAATGCAGTTTGTCGAAGCAGGCGACATTTGTGCGGTCGTGGGCCTTAAGGACGTGCGAACGGGTGATACCCTCTGTGATCCCAAGTCGCCCATTCTGCTCGAGAAGATGGAGTTCCCGACACCGGTGATCGAGATCGCAATAGAACCCAAGACTCGTGCGGATCAGGATAAGATTTCCGAATCCCTCGCCAGACTTGCCGAAGAAGATCCGACGTTCCATGTGAAGTTCAACGATGAAACCGGCCAAACCGTTATCGCCGGTATGGGCGAATTGCATCTGGAAATTCTCGTTGACCGCCTGATGCGCGAATTCAAGGTTGAGGCTGTGGTTGGTGCGCCTCAAGTTTCCTATAAGGAGTGTATCCGCAAGTCTTGTACTGTGAATCATAAGTTTGCCAAGCAGTCAGGCGGACGCGGTCAGTTTGCACATTGCGTTATCAATGTCGAACCGGGCCCTCCGGGAAGCGGTTTGACATTCGAGAACAAAATCGTCGGCGGTGCTATTCCCAAGGAGTACATCCCCGCGTTGCATAAGGGTATGGAAGACGCTATGAGCAACGGACCGCTTGCCGGGTTCCCTATCATGGACGTCAAGGTTGAACTGGTTGACGGTTCATATCACGAAGTTGACTCGAACGAAATGGCATTCAAAATTTGTGGCGGCATGGCGCTCAAGGAAGCGGTCAGCAAAGGCGATCCCGCGCTGATGGAGCCGATTATGAAGGTTGAAGTCGTTACGCCCGATTCCTACTTAGGTAATGTTGTTGGCGACATCAACTCCCGTCGCGGCCGGATACAGGATATGCATCCCCGCGCCGATGGTCAAGTCGTCAATGCGATGGTTCCTCTTTCGGAAATGTTCGGTTATGCGACCAGCCTGCGCTCATTGACTCAGGGACGGGCAATCTTCTCCATGTTGTTTGATCACTTCATGGAAGTGCCCAAGTCAATATCTGAAAAGATCCTCGAGAAGCGCTGA
- the rpsG gene encoding 30S ribosomal protein S7 yields the protein MPRRKRIVKREVPADPKFGSVQVASFINGLLRRGKRSVAERMFYGAFDIIQTKAKSDPMEIFTKAMKNVAPVVEVKSRRVGGATYQVPVEVNPSRRQALAVRWIINYSKARGEKTMAEKLAGEMIAAAKGEGNSVKKRDDTHKMAEANKAFAHFRW from the coding sequence ATGCCTCGTCGTAAACGAATTGTCAAACGCGAAGTTCCGGCCGATCCCAAGTTTGGGTCAGTCCAAGTCGCTTCCTTTATTAACGGCCTGTTGCGCCGCGGCAAGCGTTCCGTTGCCGAACGCATGTTCTACGGCGCTTTTGATATCATTCAGACCAAGGCCAAGTCTGACCCGATGGAAATCTTCACCAAGGCGATGAAGAACGTCGCTCCGGTTGTTGAAGTAAAAAGCCGCCGCGTTGGTGGTGCCACCTATCAAGTTCCCGTCGAGGTCAATCCGTCGCGACGTCAGGCTCTTGCCGTTCGCTGGATTATCAATTATTCCAAGGCTCGCGGTGAAAAGACGATGGCCGAAAAGCTTGCCGGAGAAATGATTGCCGCCGCCAAGGGTGAAGGCAATTCCGTGAAAAAAAGAGATGATACGCATAAAATGGCGGAGGCTAATAAGGCTTTCGCTCATTTCCGCTGGTAA
- a CDS encoding 30S ribosomal protein S12, with the protein MPTIQQLIRSGREAVQFKSSAPALMNCPQRRGVCTRVYTTTPKKPNSALRKVARVKLTNGVVVTAYIPGEGHNLQEHSLVMIRGGRVKDLPGVRYHIIRGILDTAGVDGRKQGRSKYGTKKKAAVQTKGAKKK; encoded by the coding sequence GTGCCCACAATTCAACAACTCATCCGTTCCGGTCGGGAAGCTGTCCAATTTAAGTCGTCAGCACCGGCTCTGATGAACTGCCCGCAGCGCCGAGGCGTCTGCACTCGTGTCTATACGACCACCCCCAAGAAGCCTAATTCCGCGCTTCGAAAGGTGGCACGTGTGAAGTTGACCAACGGTGTTGTGGTAACGGCTTATATCCCCGGCGAAGGCCATAACCTGCAGGAACACTCCCTCGTGATGATTCGCGGCGGTCGTGTCAAGGACCTGCCGGGTGTCCGCTATCACATCATTCGAGGCATTCTGGATACTGCCGGTGTGGACGGAAGAAAGCAGGGACGTTCAAAGTATGGCACGAAGAAGAAAGCTGCCGTCCAGACCAAGGGCGCAAAGAAGAAGTAA